One window from the genome of Elaeis guineensis isolate ETL-2024a chromosome 5, EG11, whole genome shotgun sequence encodes:
- the LOC105044387 gene encoding DEAD-box ATP-dependent RNA helicase 17, with product MKKKNENESKKKEKDDKGGSDAGVFASCSFADLGLHSTLCQHLQEKMGFQVPTQIQAQAIPVVIAGRHVLVNAATGTGKTIVYLAPIVHLLQMHEPRIQRSEGTFALVLVPTRELCMQVYGICEKLVHRFHWIVPGYIMGGENRTKEKARLRKGISILIATPGRLLDHLKHTQSFMYTNLRWIVFDEADRILELGFGKAVEEILDFLGSRQNDSVCKEIKGGRTAKFSRQNILLSATLNEKVNRLANISLEDPVVIGLDDKNNSSVKPNPSISNFASLTSGMGGDLQHHGTVPSNSLDNYNLPSQLIQRYVKVSCGSRLVVLFSILKSLFEREISQKIVVFFSTCDAVNFHYSLISEFQWSSDLQAEANQKQPFVRCKVFRLHGNMEHDDRRKAFQGFSSEKSALLLCTDVAARGLDFPKVRCIIQYDSPGEASEYVHRVGRTARLGEKGEALLFLQPVEVDYLHDLQLHGVSLKEYLLQKVLDSFPLHGQKLNSKKMLSLDTHPWVLFLQKTLENFIGNESKMKKLARDAFCSWVRAYTAHRGELKRIFMVKKLHLGHVARSFGLKEQPSLVGRSHQIQAKKRKRHQMRGRSSKRQRGLSAKGK from the exons ATGAAAAAGAAGAACGAGAATGAgagcaagaagaaggaaaaggacgACAAAGGCGGCTCCGATGCGGGAGTCTTCGCTTCTTGCTCCTTCGCGGATCTCGGGCTCCATTCCACTTTGTGCCAACACCTCCAAG AGAAAATGGGGTTCCAAGTCCCTACACAGATCCAGGCTCAAGCAATTCCAGTCGTGATCGCTGGACGGCATGT GCTTGTTAATGCTGCCACAGGCACAGGCAAGACAATTGTGTACCTTGCGCCGATTGTCCACCTTCTACAGATGCACGAGCCTCGTATCCAACGGTCCGAGGGAACCTTTG CGTTGGTGCTTGTGCCAACGCGAGAATTATGCATGCAGGTTTATGGAATTTGCGAAAAACTGGTGCATCGTTTTCATTGGATAGTTCCTGGGTACATCATGGGTGGTGAAAACAGGACAAAGGAAAAAGCCAGGCTGCGCAAAG GAATATCTATTCTAATAGCAACTCCTGGGCGCCTTTTGGATCACTTAAAGCATACTCAATCATTCATGTATACAAATTTGCGGTGGATAGTCTTCGATGAAGCTGACAG GATTCTTGAACTGGGGTTTGGTAAAGCAGTTGAAGAAATACTGGATTTTTTGGGTTCAAGGCAGAATGATTCTGTTTGCAAAGAGATTAAAGGAGGGAGGACTGCCAAATTTTCAAGGCAAAACATACTTCTGTCAGCAACATTAAATGAAAAGGTTAACCGGTTAGCTAACATCAGCTTGGAGGATCCAGTTGTGATTGGTCTTGATGACAAGAATAATTCTTCCGTGAAACCAAATCCTTCAATCAGTAATTTTGCATCTTTAACATCTGGTATGGGTGGAGATTTACAACATCATGGCACAGTACCTAGTAATTCGCTTGACAATTATAATCTTCCATCTCagctaatacaaagatatgttaAAG TGTCCTGTGGTTCACGGCTTGTGGTTCTTTTCTCTATTCTCAAAAGCCTCTTTGAAAGAGAAATTTCCCAGAAG ATTGTGGTTTTCTTCTCGACATGTGATGCGGTAAATTTCCACTATTCACTTATAAGCGAGTTTCAGTGGTCTTCCGATTTGCAAGCAGAAGCAAATCAGAAACAACCATTTGTCAGATGCAAGGTATTCAGATTACATGGTAACATGGAGCATGATGATCGGAGAAAAGCATTCCAAGGCTTTAGTTCTGAAAAATCAGCACTACTTTTATGTACGGATGTCGCAGCAAGAGGTTTGGATTTTCCGAAAGTAAGGTGTATCATTCAGTATGATTCTCCGGGCGAGGCTTCTGAGTATGTTCATAG GGTTGGAAGAACAGCACGATTAGGTGAGAAAGGGGAAGCATTATTATTCCTTCAACCTGTTGAAGTTGATTATCTGCACGATTTGCAGCTACATGGTGTCTCATTGAAAGAATATCTCCTTCAGAAGGTCTTAGACAGTTTTCCTTTGCATGGCCAGAAGCTCAATAGCAAAAAGATGTTATCTTTAGATACACATCCTTGGGTATTATTTCTGCAGAAGACACTTGAAAACTTTATCGGAAACGAG TCCAAGATGAAGAAGCTAGCCAGGGATGCTTTCTGCTCCTGGGTTCGTGCATATACTGCCCATCGAGGCGAGCTGAAGAGGATTTTCATGGTAAAGAAACTTCATCTGGGGCATGTCGCGCGAAGCTTTGGGTTGAAAGAGCAGCCTTCCTTGGTTGGAAGATCGCACCAGATACAagcgaagaagagaaagaggcatCAGATGCGAGGCAGGTCATCTAAGAGGCAACGGGGTCTTTCTGCAAAAG GTAAGTGA
- the LOC105044386 gene encoding uncharacterized protein has protein sequence MAGSVEQIKLGLRSLVPESKTDSCSLHSSGVSPGQAGVIIQRASGRVVSLSTCSKMCAVSLMVGVFIGFTLKRRVRQWASKLLKRLKDD, from the exons ATGGCGGGTTCCGTAGAACAGATTAAGCTAGGCCTCCGATCTCTGGTGCCGGAATCGAAGACGGATTCGTGCTCTTTGCACTCCTCCGGGGTTTCTCCTGGCCAGGCCGGCGTTATTATTCAAAGAGCTTCTGG GCGAGTTGTATCTTTGTCAACATGTAGTAAGATGTGTGCGGTCAGCCTGATGGTTGGTGTGTTCATTGGTTTCACGCTAAAGAGGCGGGTGAGGCAATGGGCGAGTAAACTTCTCAAGCGATTGAAGGATGATTAA
- the LOC140857730 gene encoding uncharacterized protein has translation MKRMGLSGVDAYAKFYQNKSGEFVTEEARQHHQVCLMTDDTILDTVLGRQLGSGHSMRSKKSRSSSSGRSDDASVPEAVRTSMSMMQDQISYWMNRSQTLERIVAAVAGRLGIDASELAPLQSHDAASAPPSRHISGQGSTPGGGNEANESDHT, from the exons atgaagaggatg ggactatccggagtcgatgcctatgctaaattctatcaaaacaagagtggcgagttcgtgaccgaggaggcgaggcagcatcat caggtttgtttgatgacagatgatacgattttggataccgtcctcgggcggcagctaggatctggtcatagcatgcggtccaaaaaatcacgcagttcgtcatccggccggtctgatgatgcatcggtgccagaggcagttaggacatccatgagcatgatgcaagatcagattagttactggatgaatcgtagtcagacgctcgagaggatcgtagctgcggtggcgggacggctcggtattgatgcttctgagttagcacctctacagtcacatgatgccgcctctgcaccaccatcgcgacacatatcgggtcagggatcgacgcctggaggagggaacgaggccaatgagtcagatcatacttag